Part of the Brassica oleracea var. oleracea cultivar TO1000 chromosome C8, BOL, whole genome shotgun sequence genome is shown below.
ATCCTGGACATATTAAATAGAGAAATAATTTTAGTTTTACCGCAAGTTTGATACCACTTTTCAAATTTAGTTTTAAAAGATAATTATTTCATGAATACTTTAAATTTGTGATAAAAAAGTTAAATTAATTTTCATAAATCATTTATAAATATTTAAAATAATTAAAAAATATTTAAAATTTTTTATAAAATATTTATAAAAGTTTATAAATCTAATCCAACCCGTAAATATTAAATCATAAACAATAATTACTAAACTATACAACCAATGTTAAAATATTTTTCATTAAGTATATTTTTAAAAATAGTAACTAATTTAGGGTACTTTAAGTCTTTTCTCTTAAACAATAGATGTATTATCATATTCTGATTCTCAAATATCTATATTTATACTAAAAGATAAAAAAAATAGACATAAACATATCATATTAATTTTCTTTAAATCAACTTAATACACATTAAACTTGTGCCACAGCACTTTTAAAATGTGTTTTATGAAAAATAAAAAAAATTCTAAAATATATATCCAAATCTTTGTAGTTTATATAAAAAATACATACCACATTGGATATTTTGGCAACTCTAAAATAAAATTATTCACAAACTTAAAATTAATAATAAAATATAGAAAATATGAAAATGTTTAACAAAAATAAATATTTGAATAAAACTATAGAAAATCTGCTAGTTTGTATTTTGAAAGAGACTCGTCGTAACAGTATTAGGCGTTTCCGAAATGAAGCCCATTAGCCCAATAAAATTTGATCCCAACATAAACCTATCCGAAACCTTAGCGGATCCGATCTCCGAGAAGACGAGGACAGTGACACTAGAGTTAGCGACGGCTGCGACGAAAGACCAAAAGGAGGATCTTACGTTGAACCTGTTAGAGAATGCATTATCACCGGGGTCGAGAATCGGTCGGATGGTCTCTGCGGATCTTAGCTTGAAGAAGCTTGAAGAAGCTTGTCGGATCTTAGCTTGAAGAAGCTGGTCGGATCTCTGCGGTTCTAGCGTGAACGATACTGTGATGATGGTTGATGATGGAGGAAAGTATAAGGAAGATAAGAAGATGAATCTTGAAGAATCTGGAGAAACATGGAACAACATGGTTCTGAAAAAGCTTCTTCGTCCAGCAAGGTACTTCGACCCTCCCGACGAAGCTGATTCGATGACTGATTCTTCTTGCGATAGCTCTTGGGAGCAAGAAGATGCAAATCCTCCTAGGAAACGCTGCTTTATATGCGCTAGTTTCGAGCATGTCGGGGAACAGTGTTCGATGGGACACGACTCTTGTCCTAACGACGGGTCCGTTTGCTTAAGATGCGGAGACATGGGACATGATATGTCTTTGTGCAAGTACGAATACTCCGAGGATGATCTGAAGGATGTGCGATGTTATGTCTGTAAAAGCTTTGGCCACATGTGCTGCGGCGAGGCGCTCTCGTCGTCATCGTGGGCTGTGTCTTGCTACAAGTGTGGTAAGCTGGGTCATGTCGGGCTGGGGTGTGGTAGACACTACGAGGAGCCTCCCACGTGTTGGGGGGAAAGGCATTGTTCAAGTAGGTTAGCTGAGAAGAAAAGGAGACGCCTTGCGAAGGCTCTTGCTACTTCTGCGGCCATTAGGGATAGGCTTGAGAAGAAGAAGCAGATGATACTGGAGCAGCATTCCACTCTTGATGAATCCAACGGGAAGGCTGAGAAGAGTGATGGAAGCTTTGAAGAGGGTTCTACTTCCCACGGGAAGAAGAATGATGGATACTCGGAACAGCATTGTACTCTTGATGGGAAGACGAAGAAGGAAAATGTTGAGTCGGAACAGAAGGTTACTAAAGAAGAAGAGGAAGATGGATCAAATGATTGGATAACAGAGGGTTTGATCTTTGGAAAGCATCAGGAGACTGAGTTCTCCCATTACACCATCAGGTCATAACCATTGATCACCAATAGTCAGTTCTGGTAAGCATTACTTGTGAAAACCATACAGATTCACTTAATTCGAGTGTTGTGGGCATCTCTCGGGTCTTCCAACTTCAAGGTGGCTGGCTGCTTTATTATCCTCATACATCTTCCCAACATCATCATTACTGTTAGCAGCACATATATGGTCATGTACCTTCAAGGTAGTGTTGTTTTGTTTCTTCTCTTAGACAAGTAGTTTGTGTCTGTCAGTCCTCATTTTGTTAAGTGGTATGTTTTTGTTCTAATTTATGAAAGATAAGGTTTTGATGGCAATGCAAGGAATCAGATTCGATAGTTCAATATACTAAGTAACTGTTATATTTCCTAGTGATTTGCAAGATATAAACATCACCAGCATCATTACTGAAATCTTCTTTGTAGATCATGAGGAATCAGGTTTTATAAGTTTTATACATACGAAGTGATCAAATACATATAGGGGCCGTTTGTTTCACCATCTGTGGATGATTCATCTGAATGATCTCATCCAGATGATCCATTCAGATTTTTAGGACTGTTTGTTTGTCCTTCCAGATGACTTATCTAGATGAATCATCTAAATGAACCTTATGTTTGTTTTTCTATTTTCATTTCCATCCACATGAATTTAGTAAACAAATGACTAAAATGCCTTTGTTTTGATTTAATCATGTGTTTGATATTAATTTTAACTATATTATCTCTAATATTATATGGGGTTATTGGGAGATGAATTTGTGTAGAGTTTGTGAATTTTAAGAATCTATTGTTATTGGTTATTGGATTTCAAAAATCTTAGTAGAATCCATTATTATTTGTTTAAGAATTTTCAAAATTCAGTCAAATATCTTGTTTTAGAATTACCATTTTGACGTTTATAAATTATAATTTCATATAAATTTTTATTTGGATTTATATTAAAAATTTATTACAGTAATAACTTATAATAAACAAAAAGATTGATAAACATGTATTTAAAAAAAAAACTTTAAAGTTTCAAACTAAAAAAGTATTGGTAATAAACAGATTGTAACTTCGGTTTTCGCGGGAAAACAAGATTTTTCGGTTTTGGCGGGAAAATAAGATTTTTTAGTTTTAGCGGGAAAATACAACTTTCGGTTTTGGCGAGAAAACAAGATTTTTTCGGGTTTGGCGTGAAAACACGATTTTGCGGTTTAGCGAGAAAATGAGATTTTGCGATTTTGGCAGAAAAACTCGTTTTTGGGGTTTTGACGAGAAAACGCGTTTTTGGGGTTTTGGCGAAAAAACACATTTTTGGGGTTTTGGCGGGAAAACACATGTTTACGGTTTTGGCGGAAAAACTTGTTTTGCAGTTTTAACGGGAAAACACGTTTTGCAGTTTTGGCGGGAAAATACATTTTGGGGTTTTGGCGGGAAAACGGGTTTTGGCGGAAAAACTTGTTTTGCAGTTTTAACGGGAAAACACGTTTTGCAGTTTTGGCGGGAAAATACATTTACACGTTTTTGCGGAAAAACACGTTTTTGCGGAAAAACACGTTTTTGTGATTTTTGCGGAAAAACGCGTTTTGTGATTTTGGCGGGAAATACACATTTTTGCGGTTTGGAGGGTATTTTAGCGGGAAAACGCGTTTTGGCGGCAAAACACATTTTGGCAGGAAAACACATTTTGCTGTTTGGCGGGAAAACACGTTTTTGCAATTTTAGCGGAAAAACGCGTTTTGTGGTTTTGGCGGAAAAACGCGTTTTGTGGTTTTGGCGGGAAAACGTGTTTTGGGGTTTTGACGTGAAAACACGTTTTTGTGGTTTTAGCATGAAAACGAAT
Proteins encoded:
- the LOC106307950 gene encoding uncharacterized protein LOC106307950, with translation MMVDDGGKYKEDKKMNLEESGETWNNMVLKKLLRPARYFDPPDEADSMTDSSCDSSWEQEDANPPRKRCFICASFEHVGEQCSMGHDSCPNDGSVCLRCGDMGHDMSLCKYEYSEDDLKDVRCYVCKSFGHMCCGEALSSSSWAVSCYKCGKLGHVGLGCGRHYEEPPTCWGERHCSSRLAEKKRRRLAKALATSAAIRDRLEKKKQMILEQHSTLDESNGKAEKSDGSFEEGSTSHGKKNDGYSEQHCTLDGKTKKENVESEQKVTKEEEEDGSNDWITEGLIFGKHQETEFSHYTIRS